The genome window GATCAGGCGGACTGTTACTATCGGACGGCGGCGGCCGATGACGGCAGTCTTCATCTCGTAAGCGGCGAAATGGATACGATTATGGCCGGACTGGCCTGTGGGGAACCTACGAATCTGGGATGGCCGATCCTGCGGGATCACACGGAAGGATTCATTTCTTTAGAGGATCCCGTAACGGCAACGGGCATGCGGATCCTGGCGGCGCCGGTCCCGGGAGACCCTCGGGTGATCTCCGGCGAATCCGGTGCTGTAGGGGTGGGGCTTTGTTACCATCTGATGCTCGATGAACGATACAAAGATCTACGGACGGCTTTGGCAATGGACGCCGATTCTGCGGTACTGTGTTTCAGCACGGAAGGAGATACGGATCAGGTCAATTACAGAAGGATCGTCTGGGAAGGCGCCTGGGCGAAAGAAGCAAAGGAAGAGAAAGGGAAAACGATAGTATGATTATGTTTTACTGCGATTACAACGAAGGCGCGCATCCCGCGATCATGAAGCTCATGAACGACACCAACATGGAGCAGCACGAAGGATACAGCGAGGATGCGTATACCACAGAAGCCCGGCGTCTGATCCGACAGGCCTGCGGTTCCGAGGATGTGGATGTACATATCCTGGTGGGGGGGACGCAAACGAATATGACGATCATTTCCTCGGCGCTTCGAACACATCAAGGAGTCATTTCCGTAGACACCGGTCATATCAACCGTCACGAGACGGGAACCATCGAGGCCCACGGCCACAAAGTCCTGGCGCTGCCCGGGGAAAACGGAAAGATCGATGCTCAACAGGTGGCGGACTACTGTTACGAGCATTTCCACGATGAAGCCTTCGAACACATCGTACAGCCGAAAATGGTCTACGTGTCCAGTCCCACGGAAATGGGCACGATTTATACCCGGCAGGAACTGTTGGACTTGCGTCGGGTCTGCGATGAATACGATCTGTATCTGTTCCTGGACGGCGCCCGCCTGGGCTATGGGCTGGCCGCACCCGGCAATGACCTGGATCTCCCGTTCCTGACTGAGGTGTGCGATGTCTTTTATATCGGCGGTACCAAGCAGGGGGCGCTGTTCGGTGAAGCGGTGGTGATCCGCAACGAAGACCTGAAAAAGGATTTTCGCTACATCATCAAGCAGAACGGCGGCATGTTTGCCAAAGGCCGTCTGCTGGCCCTGCAATATATCGGGTTATTCACCGACGATCTGTACATGAAGCTTTCCCGCCACGCCATCGCCATGGCCATGAAGATCAAAAACGGCTTGACGGATATGGGCATCTCCTTTTTGATGGACAGCCCCACCAATCAGCAGTTCCCCATCTTCCCCGACGAGTTGTTGCCCCGGATCGCCGAAAATTACGGCTTTTCTTATGAAAAACGCATTGATAAGGATCACAGTGCCATCCGTTTTTGCACCTCCTGGGCCACCAAAGAAGAAAATGTGGATTCCCTGCTTGCGGATATCAAAAAAATGATGTAACATATTCAGGCGGGGCTCCGGAAAGCCCCGCTCCTACGGGGAATTAGCTCAGCTGGGAGAGCGCATGGTTCGCAATCATGAGGTCAGGGGTTCGATCCCCCTATTCTCCACCAAACGCAGAACGCCGTTTTCGGCGTTCTTTGTGTTTGGTAGGAGAGAGGGGGAGCGAACCCGAAAGGGCGCGACCGTGGCGGGAAAGTCCTGCGGACTTTCCCGCAGGGAGCGGTCCCAGCCTGCCGAGGAAGCAGGCGCCGGACCCGGTATTTTGATATTGACAGGCCTATCAAGAAAGGGTAAACTAAGTGCAACAAGACTATATGTATAAAGAATATAGTACTGCGGAGGTGAAACGTTGAAAGA of Deltaproteobacteria bacterium contains these proteins:
- a CDS encoding aminotransferase class I/II-fold pyridoxal phosphate-dependent enzyme, which gives rise to MIMFYCDYNEGAHPAIMKLMNDTNMEQHEGYSEDAYTTEARRLIRQACGSEDVDVHILVGGTQTNMTIISSALRTHQGVISVDTGHINRHETGTIEAHGHKVLALPGENGKIDAQQVADYCYEHFHDEAFEHIVQPKMVYVSSPTEMGTIYTRQELLDLRRVCDEYDLYLFLDGARLGYGLAAPGNDLDLPFLTEVCDVFYIGGTKQGALFGEAVVIRNEDLKKDFRYIIKQNGGMFAKGRLLALQYIGLFTDDLYMKLSRHAIAMAMKIKNGLTDMGISFLMDSPTNQQFPIFPDELLPRIAENYGFSYEKRIDKDHSAIRFCTSWATKEENVDSLLADIKKMM